The Plectropomus leopardus isolate mb chromosome 22, YSFRI_Pleo_2.0, whole genome shotgun sequence genome includes a window with the following:
- the LOC121961441 gene encoding potassium voltage-gated channel subfamily A member 1, whose product MEIALVSFENGGAKGSGGGGGGGGGSNAEESCRNALDVPQSGFVQTGLGEDYSKELNTRGSPQQQHHPHHHHHQQQTSWKINDMNNTFSCSENAMDALLRADHSPHLFDEDLLDMDMDTESNERVLINIAGLRYETQLGTLNQFPDTLLGDPAKRIKYFDPLRNEYFFDRNRPSFDGILYFYQSGGKIRRPVNVSIDVFADEIRFYQLGEEAMERFREDEGFIKEEEKPLPQNEFQKQVWLIFEYPESSSPARGIAIVSVIVITISIITFCLETLPEFRDERELPVTSRLDNSTAPRPSLTFTDPFFIIETTCVIWFTFELFVRFFACPSKSEFSKTVMNIIDIMSIMPYFITVGTELAEQQGQEHQNGQQAMSLAILRVIRLVRVFRIFKLSRHSKGLQILGQTLKASMRELGLLIFFLFIGVILFSSAVYFAEADEPESHFSSIPDAFWWAVVTMTTVGYGDMRPVTVGGKIVGSLCAIAGVLTIALPVPVIVSNFNYFYHRETDQDQSSLKDEPNSMRASPELKRKGSKSSAKSQQDAENNDAGASVEKANIKANSSMDFKRSLYAFCLDTRETDL is encoded by the coding sequence ATGGAGATAGCCTTGGTGAGTTTTGAGAACGGCGGCGCAAAAGGGAgcggtggtggtggaggaggaggaggaggcagcaaTGCCGAGGAGAGCTGCCGGAACGCGCTGGATGTCCCTCAATCGGGCTTCGTTCAAACTGGACTCGGAGAGGACTACAGTAAAGAGCTGAATACCCGGGGGAgccctcagcagcagcatcatcctcatcatcaccaccatcagcAGCAGACCTCCTGGAAAATCAACGACATGAACAACACTTTCAGCTGCAGCGAGAACGCCATGGATGCGCTTTTACGCGCGGACCACAGTCCCCATCTCTTCGACGAGGACTTGCTGGACATGGACATGGACACGGAGAGCAACGAGAGGGTGCTCATCAACATAGCAGGACTCAGGTACGAAACCCAGCTCGGCACTCTGAACCAGTTTCCCGACACTTTACTGGGAGACCCCGCAAAGAGGATAAAATACTTCGACCCCCTCCGGAACGAGTACTTTTTCGACCGCAACAGACCGAGTTTTGACgggattttgtatttttatcagTCAGGAGGGAAGATCAGAAGACCTGTCAATGTGTCAATAGATGTGTTCGCGGATGAGATTAGGTTTTATCAGCTGGGGGAGGAGGCCATGGAGAGGTTCCGCGAGGATGAGGGGTTTataaaagaggaggagaagccgCTGCCTCAGAATGAGTTCCAGAAGCAGGTTTGGCTCATCTTTGAGTACCCGGAGAGCTCCAGTCCGGCTCGGGGCATCGCCATCGTGTCCGTGATCGTCATCACCATATCCATCATCACCTTCTGCCTGGAGACGCTGCCAGAGTTCAGGGATGAGCGGGAGCTCCCGGTGACCAGCCGGCTGGACAACAGCACCGCGCCCCGGCCGTCCCTCACCTTCACCGACCCCTTCTTCATCATCGAGACCACGTGCGTCATATGGTTCACCTTCGAGCTCTTTGTGCGCTTCTTCGCGTGCCCAAGCAAGTCCGAGTTCTCCAAGACCGTCATGAACATCATCGACATCATGTCCATCATGCCTTACTTCATCACAGTGGGCACGGAGCTGGCGGAGCAGCAGGGCCAGGAGCACCAGAACGGGCAGCAGGCCATGTCTCTGGCCATCCTGAGGGTCATCCGCCTGGTGCGCGTCTTCAGGATCTTCAAGCTCTCCAGACACTCCAAGGGGCTCCAGATTTTGGGGCAAACCCTCAAAGCGAGCATGCGGGAGCTGGGGTTGCTCatcttctttctcttcatcGGAGTCATCCTCTTCTCCAGCGCTGTGTACTTCGCAGAGGCGGACGAGCCGGAGTCGCACTTCTCCAGCATCCCGGATGCCTTCTGGTGGGCCGTGGTCACCATGACAACAGTCGGTTATGGCGACATGAGGCCGGTGACGGTCGGGGGGAAGATCGTTGGATCTCTGTGCGCAATCGCCGGCGTGCTCACCATTGCGCTGCCGGTGCCAGTCATTGTGTCCAACTTTAACTACTTCtaccacagagagacagaccaGGACCAGTCCTCCCTCAAGGACGAGCCCAACAGCATGCGCGCGAGCCCCGAGCTGAAGCGCAAAGGGAGTAAATCATCCGCAAAGTCGCAGCAGGACGCAGAAAACAACGACGCGGGCGCATCAGTGGAGAAAGCAAATATCAAAGCGAACAGCAGCATGGACTTCAAGAGATCCCTTTACGCGTTTTGCTTGGACACCCGGGAGACAGACCTGTAG